A part of Paenibacillus sp. 481 genomic DNA contains:
- a CDS encoding DUF1934 domain-containing protein, with the protein MTGQSPDKLQVYITVRSRQDEEQVVQRIVGDLYRKGDSFFLRYVEPAPEQEGVKRRRGSKSETASQQTSDDSTTGTTQVTMKISKDQMKLIRRGHVESEQTFDMKQRQTGFYRSPVMRFLMTTETTKLDLGAAWPFEGPLQFEQLELEWAYRLYIEDQCTGQFDLLLRLRPHTQQSE; encoded by the coding sequence ATGACGGGCCAATCACCAGATAAACTTCAAGTGTATATTACGGTCCGCAGCCGACAGGATGAGGAGCAAGTGGTGCAGCGAATTGTAGGCGACCTGTACCGCAAAGGCGATAGCTTCTTCCTTCGTTATGTCGAGCCGGCTCCTGAGCAAGAGGGAGTGAAGCGACGAAGGGGCTCCAAGTCGGAAACGGCTTCACAGCAGACTTCGGACGATTCGACAACGGGCACAACGCAGGTCACGATGAAGATTAGCAAAGACCAAATGAAGCTTATTCGACGTGGTCATGTTGAGTCTGAACAAACATTCGATATGAAGCAGCGGCAAACGGGATTTTATCGCTCTCCTGTCATGCGATTTTTAATGACAACGGAGACGACGAAGTTGGATTTGGGAGCGGCTTGGCCTTTCGAAGGGCCACTCCAATTTGAACAATTAGAGCTTGAATGGGCATACCGTTTATATATAGAAGATCAATGTACGGGACAGTTTGATCTGTTGTTGCGTTTGCGACCGCATACACAACAATCGGAATAA
- a CDS encoding CTP synthase, with amino-acid sequence MAKYIFVTGGVVSSLGKGITAASLGRLLKNRGLKVTIQKCDPYINVDPGTMSPYQHGEVFVTDDGAETDLDLGHYERFIDINLSKNSNVTTGKIYSSVISKERRGEYLGGTVQVIPHITNEIKERVYRAGKESGTDVVITEIGGTVGDIESLPFIEAIRQIKSEVGRDNVMYIHVTLVPYIKAAGEVKTKPTQHSVKELRSIGIQPNMLVCRTEHGLAEDLKRKIALFCDIDPNAVVECRDASTLYEVPLMLREQGMDDFVVNHLKLQTPEPDMTEWTKLVERVKQLQGEVEIAIVGKYVALHDAYLSVVEALAHAGIDANTDVKLRWVNAEEITAENVAEHLSGINGILVPGGFGDRGIEGKVEAIRFAREQRIPFFGICLGMQVACIEYARNVVGLEGANSSEINPSTGYPVIDLLPEQKDIEDLGGTMRLGLYPCKLQEGSLAMECYADELVYERHRHRYEFNNEYREMVERAGLKITGTSPDGRLVEIVELPGHPWFLAAQFHPEFASRPNRPQPLFREFVKAAIQYRG; translated from the coding sequence GTGGCAAAATACATTTTCGTGACGGGCGGCGTCGTTTCGTCTTTAGGTAAAGGGATTACAGCTGCATCTTTGGGCAGACTTTTGAAAAATCGAGGTCTTAAAGTTACGATCCAGAAATGTGATCCGTACATTAACGTAGACCCGGGTACAATGAGCCCTTATCAGCATGGTGAAGTATTCGTAACTGATGATGGCGCGGAAACGGATCTTGACCTTGGTCACTACGAGCGTTTTATTGATATTAACTTGTCGAAGAACAGCAACGTAACAACAGGTAAGATCTACTCTTCGGTTATTTCCAAAGAGCGCCGCGGTGAATATTTGGGCGGCACTGTGCAAGTTATTCCGCACATTACGAACGAAATTAAAGAGCGCGTATATCGTGCAGGCAAAGAATCGGGTACCGACGTTGTTATTACCGAAATCGGTGGTACAGTTGGCGACATCGAAAGCTTGCCGTTTATTGAAGCGATTCGTCAAATTAAGAGCGAAGTCGGCCGCGATAACGTGATGTACATCCACGTTACGCTAGTTCCTTACATTAAAGCTGCAGGCGAAGTGAAAACAAAGCCAACACAGCATAGCGTTAAGGAATTGCGCAGCATCGGCATTCAGCCGAATATGCTCGTTTGCCGTACGGAGCATGGATTGGCAGAAGACTTGAAGCGCAAGATTGCACTCTTCTGTGACATCGATCCAAACGCGGTTGTGGAATGCCGTGATGCTTCCACACTTTACGAAGTACCACTTATGTTGCGTGAGCAAGGTATGGATGACTTCGTTGTGAATCACTTGAAATTGCAAACTCCTGAGCCAGATATGACAGAGTGGACAAAGCTTGTAGAGCGCGTTAAACAATTGCAAGGCGAAGTTGAAATTGCAATTGTCGGTAAATACGTTGCACTGCACGATGCTTATTTGTCTGTTGTAGAAGCATTGGCGCATGCAGGAATTGATGCGAATACAGATGTTAAGTTGCGTTGGGTCAACGCAGAAGAAATTACAGCAGAGAACGTAGCAGAGCACTTGTCTGGAATCAACGGTATTCTCGTGCCAGGTGGCTTCGGCGATCGTGGTATCGAAGGTAAAGTGGAAGCCATTCGTTTTGCTCGTGAACAACGCATTCCGTTCTTCGGTATTTGCCTTGGTATGCAAGTGGCGTGCATCGAGTATGCACGTAATGTAGTTGGTTTGGAAGGCGCGAACAGCTCCGAAATCAATCCATCTACAGGATATCCAGTTATCGACTTGTTGCCAGAGCAGAAGGATATTGAAGACTTGGGTGGTACAATGCGTCTTGGCTTGTATCCTTGCAAACTGCAAGAAGGTTCGCTTGCGATGGAATGCTACGCAGATGAGCTCGTTTACGAGCGTCATCGTCACCGCTATGAGTTCAACAATGAATACCGTGAAATGGTTGAACGTGCTGGCTTGAAAATTACGGGCACATCACCAGACGGCCGTCTCGTCGAGATCGTCGAGCTACCAGGACATCCTTGGTTCTTGGCTGCGCAATTCCATCCGGAGTTCGCATCCCGTCCGAACCGTCCACAGCCGTTGTTCCGTGAATTTGTTAAAGCAGCTATTCAATATCGCGGTTAA
- the speB gene encoding agmatinase: MRLDQKYSGNVFICSSDDYAGAKAVIYGMPMDYTVSFRPGSRFGPARIREASVGLEEYSPYLDKSIEDLNYFDAGDLLLPFGNAGKSLEIIGEYMRGLLADDKFPVGLGGEHLVTWPVIQEVYKKYPDLAIIHIDAHADLREQYEGEPLSHSTPIRKAAELIGGKNIYQFGIRSGSREEWTYARENINFYPFDVAEPLKKALPELAGRPVYVTIDIDVLDPSAAPGTGTAEAGGITSKELLEAIHLIAGSEANVIGCDLVEVAPIYDSSEQTPIIASKFIREMLLGFVK, from the coding sequence ATGCGTTTAGATCAAAAATATTCGGGTAACGTATTTATTTGCAGCTCGGACGATTACGCTGGCGCTAAAGCGGTCATTTACGGGATGCCGATGGACTATACGGTATCGTTCCGTCCAGGTTCTCGTTTCGGCCCAGCTCGCATCCGCGAGGCGTCCGTAGGCTTGGAAGAGTACAGCCCATATCTCGATAAAAGCATTGAAGATTTGAACTATTTTGATGCAGGCGACTTGTTGCTGCCGTTCGGCAACGCAGGCAAGAGCTTGGAAATTATCGGTGAATACATGCGCGGCTTGCTCGCGGATGACAAATTCCCGGTTGGTCTTGGTGGCGAGCATCTCGTAACTTGGCCTGTTATTCAAGAGGTTTACAAGAAGTATCCTGATCTGGCTATTATTCATATCGATGCACACGCTGACTTGCGCGAGCAGTATGAGGGTGAGCCTTTGTCTCACTCCACGCCGATCCGTAAGGCTGCGGAACTGATTGGTGGCAAGAACATCTATCAGTTCGGTATCCGCTCTGGCTCACGTGAAGAGTGGACGTATGCACGTGAGAACATCAATTTCTATCCGTTCGACGTGGCAGAGCCGTTGAAGAAGGCTTTGCCGGAGTTGGCTGGTCGTCCGGTCTATGTGACGATCGATATCGACGTACTTGACCCAAGTGCTGCACCTGGTACAGGCACAGCAGAAGCGGGTGGAATCACGTCGAAGGAGCTGCTTGAAGCGATTCACTTGATCGCAGGCTCCGAAGCTAACGTCATCGGTTGCGATTTGGTGGAAGTAGCGCCGATCTATGATTCGTCGGAGCAAACGCCAATTATTGCGAGCAAGTTTATCCGTGAGATGCTGCTCGGATTTGTAAAATAA
- a CDS encoding S8 family peptidase: MDVTGFLHLLLQELSSSDSNTRNYFIRFHNIQLFNQCRVALEGLQKEHILLQRIRVSPLIHALMCPLSDDGKRILELNGRDWSVEDDVLIQMHAATRKPVAWESGVPWGVRQIKAPQAWSTTTGHRIQIGVIDTGADFRHPDLQHALMRGVNFVHRGLPPHDDNGHGTHIAGTIAASNQIYGIIGVAPRALIHPVKAFDENGSAYVSDIVQGIDWCVRNELNIINMSFGMKSRSKSLLSAVTNAYNAGVTIVASSGNDSKRKSIDYPARYTQTISVGATDKLHRIAPFSNRGRYVDIYAPGEKIVSSWLKGKYHEMSGTSMATSHVSGAIALLLAMNPELNPGEIKALLRRSANPTRCPINRSKTTPVSYEIDVSRLLKEAER; encoded by the coding sequence TTGGATGTTACGGGATTTCTCCACTTGTTGCTTCAAGAATTATCTTCCTCCGATTCAAACACGCGCAATTATTTCATTCGCTTCCATAACATTCAACTTTTCAATCAATGCCGCGTTGCGTTAGAAGGACTACAGAAGGAGCATATATTGCTCCAACGCATCCGCGTCTCTCCGTTGATTCATGCCTTGATGTGCCCACTTTCGGATGATGGAAAGCGAATTCTAGAACTTAATGGACGTGATTGGTCGGTAGAGGATGATGTCCTCATTCAGATGCACGCCGCGACTCGCAAGCCAGTGGCATGGGAGAGCGGTGTACCATGGGGAGTTCGTCAAATAAAGGCTCCTCAAGCGTGGAGCACAACGACAGGACATCGCATTCAAATTGGTGTCATTGATACAGGAGCAGATTTTCGCCATCCTGATTTGCAGCATGCGCTCATGCGCGGTGTCAATTTTGTACATCGCGGCCTTCCACCTCACGACGATAATGGACATGGCACTCATATTGCAGGCACGATTGCTGCATCCAATCAAATTTATGGCATTATCGGCGTGGCACCTCGGGCACTGATTCATCCTGTAAAAGCATTCGATGAAAATGGTTCGGCTTATGTATCTGATATTGTCCAAGGCATTGACTGGTGTGTACGCAACGAGCTCAATATTATTAATATGAGCTTTGGTATGAAATCGCGCAGCAAATCGTTATTAAGCGCCGTTACGAATGCGTACAATGCCGGCGTAACGATCGTCGCCTCCTCTGGCAACGATTCGAAACGCAAGTCAATCGACTACCCCGCACGTTATACGCAAACGATTTCGGTAGGAGCCACCGATAAACTTCATCGCATTGCACCGTTCAGTAATCGGGGAAGATATGTCGATATTTATGCACCTGGGGAAAAAATAGTGTCCTCTTGGTTAAAAGGCAAGTATCACGAAATGAGCGGCACCTCGATGGCTACGTCTCATGTGAGCGGTGCAATCGCCTTATTGCTGGCGATGAATCCTGAACTCAATCCAGGCGAAATCAAAGCGTTGTTACGCCGCTCTGCCAACCCGACACGCTGCCCTATTAATCGCAGCAAAACAACCCCTGTCTCTTACGAAATCGATGTGTCCCGATTATTAAAAGAAGCAGAGCGCTAA
- a CDS encoding response regulator, with translation MDKRKVLIVDDQNGIRVLLMEVFSSEGYMTYQASNGKTALEIVRDHAPDIVLLDMKIPGMDGLEILKQIKQMKPYMNVIMMTAYGELDMIKEATDLGAIMHFTKPFDIDEMRVAVNMTLERHDQHSSGSQMSMPS, from the coding sequence TTGGATAAGAGGAAAGTGTTAATTGTCGATGATCAGAACGGTATTCGGGTTCTTCTCATGGAAGTGTTCAGCAGTGAAGGTTATATGACTTATCAAGCATCTAATGGCAAGACCGCATTGGAAATTGTCCGCGATCATGCTCCGGACATCGTGCTGCTGGATATGAAAATACCCGGTATGGACGGACTTGAAATTTTAAAACAAATCAAACAGATGAAGCCTTACATGAACGTCATTATGATGACGGCATATGGGGAACTAGACATGATTAAAGAAGCAACTGATTTAGGTGCGATTATGCACTTTACAAAACCGTTTGATATTGATGAAATGAGAGTCGCTGTAAATATGACCTTGGAGCGTCATGATCAACACTCATCAGGAAGTCAAATGTCGATGCCATCGTAA
- the argS gene encoding arginine--tRNA ligase — protein sequence MSNSVMERINEQVKNALENAIVAAGIVAREELPAFVIETPKDKTHGDMATNVAMQLTRIAKRNPRQIAEAILEHLDKASASIESADIAGPGFINFRMNKSYLFDVVKEVTEKGADYGRVNFGAGQRAQVEFVSANPTGSLHLGHARGAAVGDALCNLLDFAGYEMTREYYINDAGNQVMNLAKSIECRYKQALGMDAEMPEDGYHGEDIKGFAEELAAKEGDRLLQLSDEERTTYFRNYGLEKELDKIKRDLHRFRVPFDVWFSETSMYESGEVLRGLDALRASGHVYEHEGATWLRTTTFGDDKDRVLIKNDGSYTYLTPDVAYHAYKYARGFDKVINIWGADHHGYIPRMKAAMESLGNDPKKLIVLIAQMVSLFQNGEKVKMSKRTGKAVTMEDLMDEVGVDAIRYFFTMRSMDSHLDFDMDLAISTSNDNPVFYVQYAHARICSIHRQAEEQHIALKSLADIDLTKLTTEHEYDLLRKMGELPEEITVAARDYAPHRLIRYVYELASMFHSYYKAERVITEDAEQTQARLALLSAVRTVIANVLRLVGVSAPERM from the coding sequence ATGAGCAACAGTGTAATGGAACGAATTAATGAGCAAGTGAAAAATGCGTTAGAAAATGCGATTGTGGCAGCAGGTATCGTTGCACGTGAGGAATTGCCAGCATTCGTGATCGAGACGCCGAAAGATAAAACGCACGGTGATATGGCTACTAACGTAGCTATGCAATTAACGCGCATTGCCAAACGCAACCCGCGCCAAATTGCAGAGGCGATTTTGGAGCACTTGGATAAAGCGTCTGCTTCGATTGAAAGTGCAGACATCGCAGGCCCAGGTTTCATTAACTTCCGCATGAACAAGAGCTACTTGTTCGATGTTGTAAAGGAAGTAACAGAAAAAGGCGCAGACTATGGACGTGTTAACTTCGGTGCAGGCCAACGTGCGCAAGTGGAGTTTGTATCTGCCAACCCAACAGGTAGCTTGCATTTGGGACATGCCCGCGGCGCAGCTGTAGGGGATGCTCTGTGCAACTTGCTTGATTTTGCAGGCTATGAAATGACCCGCGAATATTACATTAATGATGCAGGTAACCAAGTGATGAACTTGGCGAAATCGATCGAGTGCCGCTATAAGCAAGCGCTTGGCATGGATGCTGAAATGCCAGAGGATGGCTACCACGGCGAAGACATTAAAGGTTTTGCAGAGGAGCTGGCAGCTAAAGAAGGCGATCGTCTGCTTCAGCTTTCGGACGAAGAGCGTACGACTTATTTCCGCAACTACGGTTTGGAAAAAGAGTTGGACAAAATTAAGCGCGACCTTCATCGTTTCCGCGTACCGTTCGACGTGTGGTTCAGTGAAACTTCCATGTACGAGAGCGGCGAAGTGCTGAGAGGCTTGGATGCTTTGCGCGCTAGTGGGCACGTGTACGAGCATGAAGGTGCAACATGGTTGCGTACAACGACGTTCGGAGACGACAAAGATCGCGTGTTGATTAAAAATGACGGATCGTATACGTATTTGACGCCAGACGTCGCGTACCATGCTTATAAGTACGCTCGCGGCTTCGATAAAGTCATTAACATTTGGGGCGCGGACCACCACGGCTACATTCCACGTATGAAAGCGGCGATGGAGTCTCTTGGCAACGATCCGAAGAAGCTTATCGTGCTAATTGCACAGATGGTAAGCCTGTTCCAGAACGGTGAAAAAGTAAAAATGTCCAAGCGTACAGGCAAAGCCGTGACGATGGAAGATTTGATGGACGAAGTAGGCGTTGACGCTATTCGTTACTTCTTTACGATGCGTTCGATGGACTCGCATCTTGATTTCGATATGGATTTGGCGATTTCGACATCCAATGACAATCCCGTGTTCTACGTGCAATATGCACACGCACGTATTTGCAGTATTCACCGTCAAGCAGAGGAGCAACATATTGCGCTCAAGTCTTTGGCTGACATTGACTTGACGAAGCTGACGACTGAGCATGAATATGACCTTCTGCGTAAAATGGGTGAGCTTCCAGAGGAAATTACGGTCGCTGCGCGTGACTATGCGCCGCATCGTCTCATTCGTTATGTTTACGAGTTGGCATCCATGTTCCACAGCTACTACAAAGCGGAGCGTGTCATTACGGAGGATGCTGAGCAGACGCAAGCTCGCTTGGCATTGCTTAGCGCTGTGCGCACCGTTATCGCGAACGTATTGCGCCTAGTTGGTGTATCTGCACCAGAACGTATGTAA
- the rpoE gene encoding DNA-directed RNA polymerase subunit delta, producing the protein MSTPLDLKLDPNKVQEMPMVDLAFMILKVANTPFYYRDLMNEVAKLRGLTKGQINDVIAQLYTEINIDGRFACVGNNLWGLKRWYPVDRSEDAMTGGAKRPRIINDDDDDLEDDEIYVEEDDAYTGDEDFDFVDEDSEDEIYVDDEEEAEVDEEVGIEGELEESDSESDEDEEADDFEEGEDEENR; encoded by the coding sequence ATGAGCACCCCGTTGGATTTAAAACTGGATCCCAATAAAGTGCAAGAAATGCCGATGGTGGATCTGGCTTTCATGATTTTGAAAGTAGCAAACACACCATTCTATTACCGCGACTTGATGAATGAAGTGGCAAAGCTGCGTGGATTGACTAAAGGGCAAATTAACGATGTCATCGCACAGCTATATACTGAGATTAACATTGACGGGCGGTTTGCTTGCGTCGGCAACAACCTATGGGGTTTGAAGCGCTGGTACCCTGTTGATCGTTCTGAAGATGCGATGACAGGCGGTGCTAAACGTCCGCGCATCATCAACGATGATGATGATGATCTGGAAGATGACGAGATTTATGTGGAAGAAGACGACGCTTACACTGGCGACGAAGATTTTGATTTCGTCGATGAGGATAGCGAAGACGAAATTTACGTTGACGACGAGGAAGAAGCGGAAGTTGACGAAGAAGTTGGTATAGAAGGAGAGCTTGAAGAATCGGACTCCGAATCGGATGAAGACGAAGAAGCTGACGATTTTGAAGAAGGCGAAGACGAAGAGAATCGCTAA
- a CDS encoding type III polyketide synthase, producing the protein MGTLAKPAIVRPQFIVDQDKMIEILEQLHPNHPQWSTIKRMIRNTEVYTRHIVRPIEEIIEHAGFEQRNLIYMEEARRLGIAAVEQALTHAELQPNEIDLIIVTSCTGFMMPSLTAYLISHFPFREDTKQLPIAQLGCVAGASAINRAFEYCSAYKEANVLIVSVEFCSLCFQPTDNSISDFVSAALFGDSVSACVMRGTGGTGYRVEADRSFLMKNTEHYIAYNVKDTGFHFVLDKKVMSTIETVAPIMRAFTEDTMNSTVDQLNFFVFHTGGRRILDELVKHLEIDEQHVNWSRQSLAECGNLSSVVVFDVLARMFESKERTDGERGLLAAFGPGFTAEMCIGTWKEG; encoded by the coding sequence ATGGGCACATTAGCGAAACCGGCTATCGTAAGACCCCAATTTATTGTCGATCAAGATAAAATGATTGAAATTCTTGAACAGCTCCATCCCAATCATCCACAATGGTCTACCATTAAGCGGATGATTCGTAACACCGAGGTATATACGAGACATATCGTACGACCCATTGAAGAAATTATCGAGCACGCCGGATTTGAGCAGCGCAATCTCATTTATATGGAAGAAGCGCGAAGACTTGGAATTGCAGCTGTAGAACAGGCCTTAACTCATGCGGAACTACAACCCAACGAAATTGACCTCATCATCGTCACGTCCTGCACCGGATTTATGATGCCTTCATTAACAGCTTATCTCATTAGCCATTTTCCATTCCGAGAAGACACGAAGCAACTTCCAATTGCACAGCTTGGCTGTGTTGCCGGGGCCTCGGCCATTAATCGAGCGTTTGAATATTGCTCTGCTTATAAGGAAGCGAATGTGCTCATCGTTAGTGTTGAGTTCTGTTCGCTGTGCTTCCAGCCTACCGATAACTCTATCTCCGATTTCGTATCGGCTGCATTATTTGGCGACAGTGTATCCGCATGTGTCATGCGCGGCACTGGTGGTACGGGCTACCGCGTAGAAGCAGATCGCTCTTTTTTAATGAAGAATACCGAGCATTATATTGCCTACAACGTAAAAGATACGGGTTTTCATTTTGTATTAGATAAGAAAGTAATGTCTACTATTGAAACCGTAGCACCAATTATGCGAGCTTTTACTGAGGATACGATGAATAGCACCGTCGATCAGCTGAATTTCTTCGTGTTTCATACAGGGGGAAGACGTATCTTGGACGAGCTGGTCAAGCATCTAGAAATTGATGAGCAACACGTTAATTGGAGTCGGCAAAGCTTGGCTGAATGCGGGAACTTGTCCAGTGTAGTCGTATTTGATGTACTTGCACGGATGTTTGAAAGTAAGGAAAGAACGGATGGAGAAAGGGGGCTGTTAGCAGCTTTTGGACCTGGATTTACAGCGGAGATGTGCATAGGCACTTGGAAGGAGGGCTAG